CTGCAAAGCTGCGGGTACATGGGAAGCGCAGCCCCTGGAAAGAGGCGAGGAGGAGCCAGGCCCACCACGGAGACACGGGCGCCAGCTGAGCCTGAAGACCCATGGcacaggacaggctgggggtgactgTGCCGCAGAAGCAACTTtgctgaaaaggacctggaggcCTGGGATGGttctggctgagaaggggttaattctcttcactgcggtgcctgtggtggtcggggacctttccagctccccgcgctctgccgcgtggcgggaggctgggcggggcggggccacgcccggggcagctgaccccgactggccaatggcatgttcattccataccatgtgacacccctccccccccccgggtttcgcgcctctcgttgttttcctttccattgcatttttgttgttgctgattttttaattttaaattactaaactgttcttatcccaacccacgagcgtcacccttctgattctctcccccatctaccggtggcagagtgagcgagcgactgcgtggggctgagttcccggctaaaccacgacaccctcactttcagcatccaaaatcctcttttaactctcaaagcctcattttcatgttccaaaccttcactttcagggtccaaactcctctgttaaggcacaaagcctcctttagaggtcccaaaccctcactgttagggttcaaacctgtcttttttactgtctaACCCTCATTTATATGTTGCAAACCCTCACGTTCAGGGCCTAAATCCGttctttaaagctcaaagcctcatttttaggacccaaaccctcacttttagatTGAATCTGATCTTTTAATCACCAAACCGTCATTGTCTCATTACAAACGGTGACGTTataatacatattattttaatatagtagtattatagtattatatttcaaagtatAGATCGGCGACCAATGATTACAATATTCAGTTAACTGCTTCCTTGTGAGGGGATCgaacccacccccaccccccttccaaTGCTTCAGTCAACGCCCTAGAGGTGACTTCTTTAAGACGTTGCCTTTAGACGATTCCCCACCCATATTAAATGTGACTTCCAAAACAACTATCTGATCcgaacatgcaaaaataaatccatattcTGATAACCACGCCAAAATTCAGAGACCAGTCAAGACAAGTAGCCAAACTGGGGACTCAAACCCCATTCAGTGGGACTCTAACCCGCTTGGTCAACTTCGGGGACTCGAAGCCCTTTCCAAACCAGGCAGGGGACTCGGACCCCCCCAACAAGAAAACATCCTTGGCAAAGTTCTTCTTCTCTTAATAACTGACCAAAACAACTATTACAAGCACCGgtacttaaaaccaaattataactACAATTTCCAATTAAACAACCTTTCCCCTCCTGCGCGGGCAGCCCTTTGGCTGGTACGTGAGGCATTCACGCCAGCAAGCGCCTCATTGCTTGACCTCTCGCCGGGCCTCGAACCCAGCGGCGGGACTCGAACCCGGGGCCCTGGCTGGCGCTCCGGGCGCGCCCGTAGCAACGTGCTCGTCCGTCGGCACGCGGCCGCAGCGGGGCGGGGCCAGAGAAGGGGCGCTGCGGTGGTTGGCGGGgggccctgcctgtccccgccTGGCGGGCGCCATTGGCTGAGAAGCCGGGAAGAGGGTGGGCGGGCGCCTGGGGGAGCTCCTGCAGAGCGGGGCCAGTCGCCCTCTTGTGAACTGAAGCCGGGCCCTTcggcctgccctgggctggggccactTGCGGAGCCTCcaggggcggcgggaggagcgcTGACAGGCTGGGCCTCCCCTCTCTAGATTCAGTCTTGGGAATGCTTCCTATCTTCCtcgtttttaagaaaaaaatggcatagAAGTTGTAACATTTTCCACACGCTCCCGAATTCCCCTCCCACAGCGTGGAACGTCTTGAGCACCCCACTTTGGAGACAAATCTTCTACAGTTCTACAGCCATCTCAATTGCCACATCTTTTagatttatttgttcttcctccccttcttcttctttctcatgtttgactttttttttctctctggtttcaCCTGGGGCTTTCCGGTTGCGCCATCTTCCCATGAACCTGCACTCGATAAATGCAGGTGTACGCTGGGTTTCCCCAGTTGCTCTTCACAAGAAGTTTGATAGACGGAAAGGCTCTGGGAAGCGGCGCGTTCTGTGAagaagagtgggaaaaggaaacGGGGGTGTTAAGAGCGGCAGTGCAATCACCCCGTCTTTGCATGCCGGCCCGGCTGGGGCTCggtctcccttccctctgccccttcccgctgctgcttgctctgtgctgaCAGGGAGGCCAGGGAGGCGCTCCTGCGCGTGGGGCACCTGGTGTGCAACCCCGCCGAGCTCCcgctgcctgctgtgcctgctctccCCCTGGCAGGCGTGAGAGCGCCGCGGGAGAAGGGGCGAGCtatggtgggaggagaggacacTGTCCAGCCTGCCAGCAGGCCGCAGCATGAAGCGACGGTGCTGCCCGACGCCTCTCGCCACCAGGCCGCCCTGTTTCTCCACGGCACAAAGACGCTGCTTGCGTGGAGTGGGCGCAcgtgcagctgcctctgctgaaggCACCGGGCGCAGCCAGGGATCTCTCGGGACTCGTGCTCCTACGGGCCTGACCCTGCCCTTGCTACCCTCTTGCTACCACCACCGCGTGCTACTCAGCCCTCCCAAGCCCGCAGGTCTCTCTCTCATGACGGCGGCCCgggcccctctgcccagggagaaaagaaagcatgcgTGCCCTTCCTCCATGGACTTGCAGGCAaacctgctgtgctccctggcaTCTCGTCCCCGTGCGTGGAGCATACCTTCAGAGGGAAGGTCTGAATAGCCTCTTTTGCCACGTTGTACGTGAACGTCCCAAGGAGAGTTTCCTCTTCTCCGTCCGCATCCACTCCCTCAGGGGCAAAGCACAAGGAGAGCCGCTCAGACTCATCCCGACAGAGAGGCAAGGTACACGCTGGCTCAGCCCTGTTATCCACCCACCCTCTCCTGGGGCTCGAGCAGCAGCCTAGCACCGGGTATGGTGGAGCTCAGTCTCCGCTTTGAGATTTGGTCAAGAACCCAGAGGTGCTTGGCCAGAACAAACCTTAAGAGGGATGAAACCTCTCGAGCCCCTGAAGCGTCCCGCGAGGGCACTGCAGTGCTCGCAAGAGATCAGGACACAAACCCCAGAagatgcacaaaagcaagcagggCCCTGTCCTGGCTTTGCCCCAGGGTCAGATGCCCGCCAGAAGCGCCCAGCAGAGACTTACAAAGACAACGACGTCTCTGGGGGCGCTGATGACGGTCCCAGATGGAGACACGTCTTTGGAGATGTGCTGCACAGTGACGGCAGTCAGATGGACTCGTGCTGGCAACCTGATGACCACCTGGCCCTGATGCCCTTGGAAAGGCCAGCAGTTTCCTGGGGAAACATCCGCCTGCAACCAGAACGCGACAGCAATGAAGTGTGAGAGAGCACTGGGGCCAACACCACTGCCCATGTAGCTCGAAGCATAGGCGCCAGCATGTCTGTGGGGCctatttcagcttgaaaatgagGCGCCTGTGAGGAACTGGACAGAAGTAGGaggccccctgccctgcctgacaAAGGGGGTCTCAGTAttagggagcagaggagaagagtgGTTACGAAAGCATTGTAGTCAGGCCCGCGCAGAAACACGTCCCTGCCCAGCGGCTCTGCAGGGCACCCGCCACCTTCCGCCCACAAAAAGGCACAGTTAGGGGTGAGTGTGGAACCAGGGTCgccagggaggaaggctttCACCCAGTTGTGGCAGAGGACTGTGGGCAAGATGCAGCAGTTCACCTCTGTTCACCTCGCCAGGGGAACCACGGATCTCTAGCAAGCCCAGCCCTGTGTGAGAGCTTTGGTGTCCGGAACCTGAGCAGCACGGTGGGCTTGACCAGTACCACTGGCCTGAGGGGAGAGCCCCTGAGGTCAGTCCCCAACTTCTCAGGAAGGAAGGACACCTTCCCTGAAGATTTCTGCTACGATACCTGCAAAATAGTCTCAGGAGGCTTGGCAGCGCGGAAGAACCATAAAACCCTGCAG
This genomic interval from Phalacrocorax aristotelis unplaced genomic scaffold, bGulAri2.1 scaffold_255, whole genome shotgun sequence contains the following:
- the LOC142050906 gene encoding SUN domain-containing protein 5-like isoform X2; amino-acid sequence: MGPQSKRFLKVFFLWLPVALAGAYCATSLPVWTTQAKGLIEELTRVSSANLKMLWNLPVLAAEETQKTRFLLEEVARLRAQIRSLKEAQEVNQAASKKALGAYVEMSDWALESSGATIDRQRTSETYDCQENWGCRVLWFFRAAKPPETILQADVSPGNCWPFQGHQGQVVIRLPARVHLTAVTVQHISKDVSPSGTVISAPRDVVVFGVDADGEEETLLGTFTYNVAKEAIQTFPLKNAPLPRAFPSIKLLVKSNWGNPAYTCIYRVQVHGKMAQPESPR